Proteins encoded in a region of the Zunongwangia endophytica genome:
- a CDS encoding aspartate aminotransferase family protein, whose product MNKDFLKYQAQTTPHPLGLEVVKAEGSYIFTSDGQKHLDFVAGVSATSLGHCHPEVIKAIKEQADKYLHVMVYGEYSQGPAVAFSKLLADNLPQPLKKVYLVNSGTEAIEGSLKLARRATGRTQLIAAKSAYHGNTMGSLSLMNFEERQKPFRPLVGDIDFIEFNNEEDLNEITEKTAAVVLETIQGGGGFIQPKDQYLKKVKARCEEVGALLILDEIQPGFGRTGKLFGFENYDVVPDIMAIGKGMGGGLPVGAFVASEKLMDLLSDNPKMGHITTFGGNPLIAAACHATLKTILETELMAATLEKEKRFRKLLVHPLISEVRGKGLMLAAIVKSEEIVNQIILNCKEKGLILFWLLFEKKALRITPPLTISMEEIEEGCGIIIEALNQIETKA is encoded by the coding sequence TTGAATAAAGATTTTTTAAAATATCAGGCGCAAACTACGCCCCACCCTTTAGGATTAGAAGTTGTAAAAGCTGAAGGTTCTTACATTTTCACTTCAGACGGACAAAAACATTTGGATTTTGTCGCAGGTGTTTCCGCGACAAGTTTGGGTCACTGCCATCCTGAAGTCATTAAAGCGATAAAAGAACAAGCCGACAAATATTTGCACGTGATGGTTTACGGTGAATATTCACAAGGTCCTGCGGTAGCATTCTCAAAGTTACTTGCCGATAATCTACCGCAGCCTTTGAAAAAAGTTTATCTGGTAAACTCTGGGACCGAAGCTATCGAAGGCTCCCTAAAACTTGCAAGGAGAGCAACAGGGAGAACTCAATTAATTGCAGCCAAGAGTGCTTACCACGGTAACACCATGGGATCGCTTAGCTTGATGAATTTTGAAGAGCGCCAGAAACCATTTAGACCTTTAGTGGGAGATATCGACTTTATTGAATTTAACAATGAGGAAGATTTAAACGAAATTACAGAAAAAACAGCCGCTGTTGTTTTAGAAACCATTCAAGGAGGCGGCGGATTTATTCAACCAAAAGATCAATATCTAAAAAAGGTAAAAGCACGATGTGAAGAGGTTGGTGCGTTATTGATTTTGGATGAAATTCAGCCCGGTTTTGGCAGAACGGGAAAATTATTCGGATTCGAAAATTACGACGTTGTTCCAGATATCATGGCGATTGGTAAAGGAATGGGCGGTGGTTTACCTGTAGGCGCTTTTGTAGCTTCAGAAAAATTGATGGATTTACTTTCAGACAATCCAAAAATGGGACATATCACAACATTCGGCGGTAATCCACTTATTGCAGCGGCCTGTCATGCCACGCTAAAAACAATTTTGGAAACTGAATTAATGGCAGCAACGCTAGAGAAAGAAAAACGCTTCAGAAAATTGCTGGTTCATCCTTTAATTTCAGAAGTAAGAGGAAAAGGATTAATGCTCGCGGCTATCGTTAAATCTGAAGAAATTGTCAATCAAATCATCTTAAATTGTAAAGAAAAAGGACTTATTTTATTCTGGCTATTATTCGAGAAAAAGGCACTTAGAATTACCCCGCCACTAACGATTTCTATGGAAGAAATTGAAGAAGGATGTGGCATTATAATTGAAGCTCTAAATCAAATAGAAACTAAAGCTTAA
- a CDS encoding DUF368 domain-containing protein produces the protein MQQTRTLTDKFFLILKGLAMGAANKVPGVSGGVVAFVAGFYEEFIYSLQKINLKAGKLLIAGRFRSFYHYINGKFLGLLILGMLISYFSVSKLLDYLIVHYELYVWSAFFGMIIGSIYYISKDFDEWSRRSILFVMLGIFLGVAISMLEPAKQNDNLWFVFFCGMIGVSGMTLPGLSGSFILILLGNYVLLLVDSVNALYDTLADIISLDFSFVSDEARMHLLQVMITFAAGSLAGLVSLSHLLGYVLKKYKKDTFATIIGFITGSLGVVWPWKDKIYKVNKNGNFLKDSHGDKIVDNYNRYLPDFEHLDTYIAMFFILVGIFIVLGLALYEKRAQAKK, from the coding sequence ATGCAACAAACTAGAACCTTAACAGATAAATTTTTCCTTATTTTAAAAGGATTAGCCATGGGTGCCGCAAACAAGGTTCCCGGGGTATCTGGTGGTGTTGTAGCTTTTGTAGCAGGATTCTATGAAGAGTTCATTTATTCCCTTCAAAAAATTAATCTCAAAGCTGGTAAATTATTAATTGCCGGTAGATTCCGTAGCTTTTATCATTATATCAATGGTAAATTTTTGGGCTTGCTTATCTTGGGTATGCTCATTAGCTATTTTAGTGTATCCAAGCTATTAGATTACCTTATTGTTCACTACGAACTTTATGTATGGTCAGCTTTCTTCGGAATGATTATCGGTTCTATTTACTACATCAGTAAAGATTTTGATGAGTGGAGCCGCCGTAGTATTCTATTTGTAATGCTAGGGATCTTTCTGGGTGTTGCAATTAGCATGTTAGAACCTGCTAAGCAAAACGATAATTTATGGTTTGTATTTTTCTGCGGAATGATTGGCGTTTCGGGAATGACGCTTCCGGGATTATCTGGCTCGTTTATACTTATCTTATTAGGTAATTATGTATTGTTGCTAGTAGATTCAGTCAACGCGCTTTATGATACACTTGCAGATATCATTAGTTTAGATTTCAGCTTTGTTTCTGATGAAGCTCGCATGCATCTTCTACAAGTTATGATCACCTTCGCCGCCGGCTCTTTGGCGGGATTGGTATCACTTTCCCATCTTTTAGGATATGTTCTAAAAAAATACAAGAAAGATACTTTTGCCACCATCATCGGCTTTATTACCGGGTCTTTAGGTGTAGTATGGCCGTGGAAAGATAAAATATACAAAGTAAATAAAAACGGTAACTTTTTAAAAGATAGTCACGGCGACAAAATTGTAGATAACTATAACCGTTACTTACCAGATTTTGAGCATTTAGATACTTATATCGCTATGTTCTTTATTCTAGTAGGTATTTTTATAGTATTGGGATTGGCACTTTATGAGAAAAGAGCGCAAGCAAAAAAATAG
- a CDS encoding OstA-like protein yields MLKNFLLTIFFLLSLIPFYGQETGRKIDYENDRQYRDEEKYPGALVMSKVTNQVHFTHQGIEVWCNNAVFYESDNFFKAYGEVRMKQGDTVNMNSDYAEYNGNTQFAFASGQVKMKRPQTTLETDTLFFDRLKQESYYRSGGKVTDTASVLTSAIGRYYFEEDKYTFLSDVKITNPDYIVNSDHIDFYSDSGHAYLYGPSTIEGEESTVYCERGFYDTRGDTGYFVKNSKIDYDNRTVLGDSLYFDRNTSFASATNNIEVIDTTNNSKVTGHYAEVYREKDSVIITKWPVAASLQDQDSVFIHSDTLLVTGKPEDRIIRGFYDVRLYKTDMSGKSDSIYVNQKQGLTRLININPGENSAISVKRNPVLWSGLSQMTGDTIEILSNKETEQLDSLKVFKNAFLINKDSIEGYNQIKGQELIGLFENNELYRVDIDKNTETLYYSRSENKDLIGINKTLSSRIEVFFKEQQIQDVYYYKNIEGTLKPEEKVPQNARELQGFNWRGEERLLKKQDLFKGKELPELFRIQGIPLPSQEEDFFDEREDGDMLLNENSRLKPEDLKDKVQDSVPSLNTLIPQGVQIKTEESKDKKADSLKKQKLPTTIE; encoded by the coding sequence ATGTTGAAAAACTTCCTTCTTACTATATTTTTTCTTTTAAGCCTTATTCCATTCTACGGTCAGGAGACTGGGCGTAAAATTGATTATGAAAATGATAGGCAATATCGAGATGAAGAAAAATATCCTGGTGCATTAGTAATGAGCAAAGTAACCAATCAGGTACATTTCACTCATCAAGGTATCGAAGTATGGTGTAATAATGCTGTATTCTACGAAAGCGATAACTTTTTTAAAGCGTACGGTGAAGTACGGATGAAACAGGGCGACACCGTAAACATGAACAGCGACTATGCTGAATACAACGGGAACACGCAGTTTGCATTTGCCAGCGGACAGGTAAAAATGAAAAGACCACAGACTACCTTAGAAACAGATACCCTTTTCTTCGACCGACTTAAGCAAGAATCTTATTATCGTAGCGGAGGGAAAGTAACCGATACCGCAAGTGTGCTAACCAGCGCCATCGGAAGATACTATTTTGAAGAAGATAAATATACTTTCTTGTCAGATGTAAAAATCACGAATCCAGATTACATCGTAAATTCAGATCATATTGATTTTTATTCAGATAGTGGTCACGCTTATCTCTACGGGCCTTCTACAATTGAGGGAGAAGAAAGCACAGTATACTGCGAACGTGGTTTCTACGACACACGCGGTGACACTGGATACTTTGTAAAGAACTCAAAAATAGATTATGATAATCGAACGGTATTAGGTGATAGTTTATATTTTGACAGGAACACAAGTTTTGCTTCAGCAACGAATAATATTGAAGTAATTGATACCACTAATAATAGTAAAGTCACCGGTCATTATGCCGAAGTTTACAGAGAAAAAGATTCAGTTATTATAACTAAATGGCCAGTTGCTGCCTCACTTCAGGATCAAGATTCGGTATTTATCCATAGTGATACCTTATTAGTTACCGGGAAACCTGAGGATAGAATTATCCGAGGATTTTACGATGTTCGTTTATATAAAACAGATATGAGCGGTAAAAGTGATTCAATTTATGTAAACCAAAAACAAGGGCTTACCAGACTGATTAATATCAATCCCGGAGAAAATAGCGCCATAAGCGTAAAAAGGAATCCTGTTTTATGGTCGGGCTTAAGTCAGATGACAGGAGATACTATCGAAATTCTAAGCAATAAAGAAACAGAACAATTAGATAGCCTTAAAGTATTTAAAAACGCTTTTCTGATCAATAAAGATAGTATTGAAGGATATAATCAAATTAAGGGACAAGAATTAATTGGTTTGTTCGAGAATAACGAACTATACCGTGTAGATATCGATAAAAATACGGAAACACTTTACTATAGTCGGTCAGAAAACAAGGATCTTATTGGTATCAACAAAACGCTTTCTAGCCGTATTGAAGTCTTTTTTAAAGAACAGCAAATTCAAGATGTTTATTATTATAAAAATATAGAAGGCACTCTAAAGCCTGAGGAAAAAGTACCGCAAAATGCCAGAGAATTGCAAGGTTTTAATTGGCGAGGCGAAGAAAGATTGCTGAAAAAGCAGGATCTTTTTAAGGGAAAAGAATTGCCAGAATTATTTAGAATTCAGGGGATACCATTGCCTTCTCAAGAAGAAGACTTTTTTGATGAACGTGAAGATGGTGACATGTTACTAAACGAAAACTCCAGACTAAAACCAGAGGATTTAAAAGATAAAGTCCAAGATTCTGTTCCATCTCTTAACACCTTGATACCTCAAGGTGTTCAAATAAAAACCGAAGAATCAAAAGATAAAAAAGCAGATAGCTTAAAAAAACAAAAATTGCCTACTACCATTGAATAA
- a CDS encoding ferritin-like domain-containing protein, whose product MSLLKLLDKLSNEDVLNAKGSRKDTFNRMKNLGKGAALASIPFGLAATSNKTKAATMNMASAAFQASPTDVLNFALTLEYLERNFYQMALGTDGLIPEADRDVFGQISKHEDDHVDFLVGALGEDAIPEPTFDFTGGPGGLELDTFSNYATFMALAQGFEDTGVRAYKGQAGALIDSNDLLKYALQIHSIEARHASQVRRMRGEKGWIVNAENTLPAPFAGIYQGVDTDEDGTPTSEANLVQGGVDLSGMFNDFGGDAAVSAAFDEPLTMGEVNAIASTFIVVPQEED is encoded by the coding sequence ATGAGTTTATTAAAATTATTAGATAAATTGTCCAATGAGGACGTTCTTAATGCAAAAGGTTCGAGGAAAGATACCTTCAACCGAATGAAAAATTTAGGAAAAGGTGCAGCTTTAGCATCAATCCCATTTGGATTAGCAGCAACAAGTAATAAAACAAAAGCTGCTACAATGAATATGGCTTCCGCTGCATTTCAAGCATCCCCGACAGATGTACTTAATTTTGCCCTAACTTTAGAGTATTTAGAAAGAAATTTCTATCAAATGGCTCTAGGTACAGATGGATTAATACCAGAAGCAGATAGAGATGTTTTTGGTCAAATCTCTAAACATGAGGATGATCATGTAGACTTTCTTGTTGGTGCTTTAGGAGAAGATGCTATTCCGGAACCCACTTTCGATTTTACCGGAGGTCCAGGTGGTTTAGAACTTGATACTTTTAGCAATTATGCTACATTTATGGCATTAGCACAAGGATTTGAAGACACTGGTGTAAGAGCCTACAAAGGACAAGCGGGAGCACTTATTGATAGTAATGATCTATTGAAGTATGCTCTACAGATTCACTCTATTGAAGCTCGTCATGCTTCACAGGTAAGAAGAATGAGAGGAGAAAAGGGTTGGATCGTGAATGCTGAAAATACATTGCCAGCTCCATTTGCAGGAATCTATCAAGGTGTAGATACTGATGAAGATGGTACTCCAACTTCAGAAGCTAATTTAGTGCAAGGAGGAGTTGATCTTTCTGGAATGTTTAATGACTTTGGTGGTGACGCAGCAGTAAGTGCAGCTTTTGATGAACCACTAACAATGGGAGAGGTAAATGCAATTGCTTCAACATTTATAGTAGTACCTCAAGAAGAAGATTAA
- a CDS encoding DUF368 domain-containing protein, with protein MQRSFKEYLSVTLKGMAMGAADVVPGVSGGTIAFISGIYEELINTISGVDLSLLKTWKNEGFKAMWNQLNGGFIVSLFLGILISVFTVMRLANYLLDNHPVLIWSFFFGLVLASIWYVGKQIPNWNYKIVLAVVIGAGVALYVTSLPPMGSSESTFFMFIAGAIAVCAMILPGISGAFILVLLGAYRPVTDAAHNFDIKTLAIVGVGAIFGLLSFSKILKWLFTNYTSLTLAVLTGFIAGSLNKIWPWKKVLEVARFNDKEIPVSETSVLPWNFEGDPQLLFSIVLMLAGFGLIFLLESLAGNSNKPEEANATN; from the coding sequence ATGCAAAGAAGCTTTAAGGAATATTTAAGCGTCACATTAAAAGGTATGGCCATGGGTGCCGCTGATGTTGTACCAGGAGTTTCTGGTGGAACTATTGCTTTTATTTCAGGAATATATGAAGAACTGATCAATACCATAAGCGGAGTTGATCTTTCTCTTTTAAAGACCTGGAAAAATGAAGGTTTTAAAGCAATGTGGAATCAGCTGAATGGTGGATTTATCGTTTCTTTGTTCCTGGGAATCTTAATTAGTGTTTTTACTGTAATGCGATTGGCTAATTATTTATTAGACAATCATCCAGTACTAATTTGGTCCTTCTTCTTTGGTCTTGTTCTGGCGAGTATTTGGTATGTTGGTAAACAAATTCCCAATTGGAATTATAAAATAGTGCTAGCCGTTGTCATTGGTGCTGGGGTAGCCTTATATGTTACTTCGCTACCTCCTATGGGAAGTTCAGAAAGTACTTTTTTCATGTTTATTGCGGGAGCAATTGCTGTCTGCGCCATGATTTTACCAGGAATATCGGGTGCCTTTATATTAGTATTACTTGGTGCTTATCGCCCGGTAACCGATGCTGCACATAACTTCGATATTAAAACCTTAGCAATAGTTGGCGTTGGTGCCATCTTTGGTTTGCTTAGTTTTTCTAAAATATTAAAATGGTTATTTACTAATTATACTAGTTTAACCTTAGCTGTATTAACTGGTTTTATAGCAGGATCTCTCAATAAGATATGGCCTTGGAAAAAAGTACTAGAAGTTGCACGTTTTAATGATAAAGAAATTCCGGTTAGCGAAACTTCAGTTTTACCTTGGAACTTCGAAGGAGATCCTCAACTGCTTTTTTCAATCGTACTGATGTTGGCAGGATTTGGACTCATTTTTCTTCTGGAAAGTTTAGCAGGCAATAGCAACAAACCTGAAGAGGCTAATGCAACAAACTAG
- a CDS encoding ferritin-like domain-containing protein translates to MKKPVVKVDFQDNKGPGNSRRRFIKMSGLAFAGSTLLYACSEDDDFNPGGEMEPDPDPDPDPEVFDLGSGDVGILNYAYALEQLEAAFYNEVLNGSYFSGAEDNEKEILTDLRNHEVIHREFFKTAITAAAGEEMTLPELEFDFSEAVDFSDRNSVLTTAQLLEDTGVSAYNGAGNLIENPTYLLLAGKIVSVEARHASAIADLLDPGSTAFARDGVLVSIGDSEAAYDKATPPSDVLSAVVGLGVVQTSFTADNLPTE, encoded by the coding sequence ATGAAAAAACCAGTTGTAAAAGTGGATTTCCAGGACAATAAGGGACCTGGGAATTCTAGAAGAAGATTTATTAAGATGAGTGGTTTAGCCTTTGCAGGATCAACATTATTGTACGCATGTAGCGAAGATGATGATTTTAATCCCGGCGGAGAAATGGAGCCAGACCCAGATCCAGATCCAGATCCAGAAGTTTTTGATTTAGGTAGTGGCGATGTTGGAATTTTAAATTATGCTTATGCTTTAGAGCAATTGGAAGCAGCATTTTATAATGAAGTTTTGAACGGTTCTTATTTTAGTGGAGCAGAGGACAACGAAAAAGAAATTTTAACCGATTTGAGAAATCATGAAGTTATCCATAGAGAATTTTTCAAAACAGCAATTACTGCTGCTGCGGGTGAGGAAATGACATTGCCTGAATTAGAATTTGATTTTTCTGAAGCAGTTGATTTTTCTGATAGAAATTCTGTACTTACCACAGCCCAATTATTAGAAGATACCGGTGTAAGCGCTTACAATGGAGCAGGTAATTTAATAGAAAATCCTACTTATTTATTGTTGGCTGGTAAAATCGTATCGGTAGAAGCAAGACATGCATCTGCAATCGCAGATTTATTAGATCCAGGTTCTACTGCTTTTGCTAGAGATGGTGTATTAGTTAGTATTGGTGATTCTGAAGCAGCATACGATAAAGCGACACCTCCAAGTGATGTACTTTCTGCTGTAGTAGGATTAGGTGTAGTTCAAACATCATTTACTGCTGATAATTTGCCAACTGAGTAA
- a CDS encoding tetratricopeptide repeat protein, whose translation MQLSHNEDNNFSLSRFESMLKTNDVLFFDSNEFENIIHHYLEIGKINLAKKAVKLGLSQHPSSINLKLLKVEILVFEDKLDLADGLLAEVQDLEANNEEVYIQKAQIFSKRDEHQKAINVLELALEVTEDLAEIYSMIGMEYLFLEDFQNAKINFMNCLEADEEDYSALYNVMYCFDFLGENEEAIEYLNMYLDKNPYCEVAWHQVGKQYFDLKDYKKALAAFDFAIISDEFFIGAYLEKGKVLEKLERYLEAIESYNVTLELDDPTSFAYLRIGKCFEKLGNDKLAIANYEKTVHEDPLLDKGWIAITDFYIKKKNFKKALYYINKAINIDEENVLYWKRYARINNRLNFNREAERGYRKSLDLGNYELETWIRRCDILIKLAEWESAVQNLLQANEFYPGIAEIEYRLSGLYFMLNNAELAYKHLESGLKADSEYYIIIEELFPDIFKRKSVKQLIDSYQKPS comes from the coding sequence ATGCAGTTAAGTCATAACGAAGATAACAATTTCTCACTTTCGCGTTTCGAATCGATGCTGAAGACAAATGATGTGCTGTTCTTCGATTCAAACGAATTTGAAAATATTATTCATCATTATTTAGAAATAGGAAAGATTAACCTGGCGAAGAAAGCAGTTAAGTTGGGACTTTCGCAACATCCGTCTTCGATAAACCTAAAACTTCTTAAAGTAGAAATTCTGGTTTTTGAAGATAAATTAGATTTAGCAGATGGACTTTTAGCTGAAGTTCAGGATTTAGAAGCAAACAACGAAGAGGTTTATATACAAAAAGCACAAATCTTTTCAAAAAGAGATGAGCACCAAAAAGCAATCAATGTTTTGGAGCTTGCACTTGAAGTTACTGAAGATCTAGCTGAAATCTATTCCATGATTGGTATGGAGTATTTATTTCTTGAAGATTTTCAGAACGCAAAGATCAATTTCATGAATTGTTTAGAAGCCGATGAAGAAGACTATTCGGCACTTTACAATGTGATGTATTGTTTCGATTTTCTTGGAGAAAATGAAGAAGCTATAGAATACCTTAATATGTATTTGGATAAAAATCCATATTGTGAAGTAGCATGGCATCAGGTAGGTAAGCAATATTTCGATTTAAAAGATTATAAAAAAGCGTTAGCTGCTTTTGATTTTGCGATCATTAGTGATGAGTTTTTTATTGGTGCATATCTGGAAAAAGGGAAGGTTTTAGAAAAACTAGAGCGCTATCTTGAGGCGATCGAAAGCTATAATGTAACTTTAGAACTAGACGACCCAACTTCTTTCGCATACCTTAGAATAGGAAAATGTTTTGAAAAATTAGGTAATGACAAACTTGCCATCGCTAATTACGAAAAAACGGTACATGAAGATCCTCTTTTAGACAAAGGATGGATTGCGATTACCGATTTTTATATCAAAAAGAAGAATTTCAAAAAAGCATTATACTACATCAATAAAGCGATAAATATTGATGAAGAAAATGTGTTGTACTGGAAACGTTATGCAAGAATCAATAATCGCCTAAATTTTAATAGAGAAGCTGAAAGAGGCTATCGGAAAAGTTTAGATTTAGGAAATTATGAACTTGAAACATGGATACGAAGATGCGATATTCTTATCAAACTTGCAGAATGGGAATCGGCAGTTCAAAATCTTTTACAGGCAAACGAATTTTATCCCGGAATAGCGGAGATAGAATACCGTTTAAGCGGTCTATATTTTATGCTGAATAACGCCGAACTTGCTTACAAACACCTTGAAAGTGGACTTAAAGCCGACTCGGAATATTATATCATTATAGAAGAACTTTTTCCTGATATCTTTAAACGCAAAAGTGTTAAACAATTAATAGATTCTTACCAAAAGCCTTCATAG
- a CDS encoding shikimate dehydrogenase family protein → MRKFGLLGRNIDYSFSKKYFNDKFENEKIDAEYVNFDIPKIEDFALIITKNPRLSGMNVTIPYKMEVVKYLDELSEDAKEIKAVNVIKFEEASKLVGHNTDFIGFRDALSPHLRPQHTHALILGTGGASKAVAYALKTLGISYNFVSRIPDEDQFSYSDLTEAVIQKYSLIINTTPLGTFPDTDKSPNIPYKYIGKNHLVFDLIYNPAETSFMKQSKENGAEAINGKKMLELQAEAAWSIWNS, encoded by the coding sequence ATGAGAAAATTCGGACTTTTAGGTAGAAATATAGATTATTCATTCTCAAAAAAATACTTCAATGATAAATTTGAAAATGAAAAAATTGATGCTGAATACGTCAATTTTGATATTCCAAAAATTGAAGACTTCGCATTAATCATCACCAAAAATCCTCGCTTATCGGGTATGAATGTTACTATTCCTTATAAAATGGAAGTAGTAAAATATTTAGATGAACTTTCCGAAGATGCTAAAGAAATTAAAGCGGTAAATGTCATTAAATTTGAAGAAGCTAGTAAATTGGTTGGGCATAATACCGATTTTATAGGTTTTAGAGATGCTTTATCTCCTCATTTAAGACCTCAACATACGCATGCTTTAATTCTTGGAACCGGTGGTGCTTCCAAAGCAGTAGCTTATGCATTAAAAACACTAGGAATTTCATACAATTTCGTCTCTAGAATTCCCGATGAAGATCAATTTTCTTACAGCGATTTAACTGAAGCCGTTATTCAGAAGTATTCTCTAATTATTAATACTACGCCGTTAGGTACATTTCCTGATACCGATAAATCTCCGAATATACCTTACAAGTACATCGGGAAGAATCATCTGGTATTCGATTTAATTTATAATCCGGCAGAAACCAGTTTTATGAAGCAGAGTAAAGAAAATGGAGCTGAAGCTATTAATGGAAAGAAAATGCTGGAACTTCAGGCTGAAGCTGCCTGGTCTATTTGGAATTCTTAA
- a CDS encoding adenylosuccinate synthase translates to MAVDLLLGLQWGDEGKGKIVDVFTSKYDIIARFQGGPNAGHTLEFDGQKHVLHTIPSGIFHDNTINLVGNGVVIDPVIFKKELDNLAKHNVDYKSKLVISRKAHLILPTHRLLDAASEASKGKAKIGSTLKGIGPTYMDKTGRNGIRVGDLELDDFKDRYQALVDKHVKMIDFYDADVQFDLAELEKEFFEAIKTLKSLKFIDSEEFLQQAQAEGKTILAEGAQGSLLDIDFGTYPYVTSSNTTAAGACTGLGVSPRQIGEAFGIFKAYTTRVGSGPFPTELFDEDGETMGRVGNEFGATTGRRRRCGWLDLVALKYAVQVNGITQLIMMKGDVLSGFDTLKVCTAYKYRGEEIKHLPYNIEEQNISPIYTELKGWAADLTGMTEASQLPKEFNEYVDFLEKELNVPISVVSVGPDRTQTIQRK, encoded by the coding sequence ATGGCGGTAGATTTACTACTCGGGCTTCAGTGGGGCGACGAAGGCAAAGGAAAAATTGTTGACGTTTTCACCTCTAAATATGATATCATTGCACGTTTTCAAGGTGGTCCAAACGCGGGTCACACTTTAGAATTTGACGGGCAGAAACATGTTTTACATACTATCCCATCAGGAATTTTTCACGACAATACCATCAATCTAGTTGGTAATGGTGTGGTTATAGATCCTGTAATTTTTAAAAAGGAATTAGATAATCTGGCTAAACACAATGTAGATTACAAATCTAAATTAGTAATTTCCAGAAAAGCACACCTTATTTTACCAACCCATCGTTTACTGGATGCAGCTTCAGAAGCTTCTAAAGGTAAAGCAAAGATTGGTTCTACTTTAAAAGGTATTGGCCCAACTTACATGGACAAAACCGGAAGAAATGGTATACGTGTTGGTGATTTAGAATTAGATGATTTCAAAGATCGCTATCAGGCGCTTGTAGATAAGCATGTAAAAATGATTGATTTTTATGATGCCGATGTTCAATTTGATCTTGCTGAATTAGAAAAAGAATTCTTTGAAGCTATAAAAACTTTAAAATCATTAAAGTTTATCGATAGTGAGGAATTTTTACAACAAGCACAAGCTGAAGGTAAAACTATTCTTGCTGAAGGTGCTCAAGGTTCTCTTTTAGATATCGATTTTGGAACTTATCCTTACGTAACTTCATCTAATACTACTGCTGCAGGTGCCTGTACAGGACTCGGAGTATCTCCAAGACAAATAGGCGAAGCATTCGGAATTTTTAAAGCGTACACTACTCGTGTAGGAAGTGGACCTTTTCCTACTGAATTGTTTGATGAGGACGGTGAAACAATGGGACGTGTAGGTAACGAATTTGGAGCGACTACTGGAAGACGTAGACGTTGTGGATGGTTAGACCTTGTTGCATTAAAGTATGCGGTACAAGTTAATGGCATCACTCAACTTATAATGATGAAAGGTGACGTTTTAAGCGGGTTTGATACTTTAAAAGTTTGCACAGCTTATAAGTATCGCGGAGAAGAAATTAAGCATCTTCCTTACAATATTGAAGAACAAAATATTTCTCCTATATATACTGAACTAAAAGGTTGGGCAGCAGATTTAACAGGAATGACTGAAGCATCTCAACTTCCAAAAGAATTTAACGAATACGTTGATTTCTTAGAGAAAGAATTGAATGTACCAATTTCTGTAGTTTCTGTGGGACCTGATAGAACCCAAACGATACAAAGAAAATAA